The following coding sequences are from one Mus pahari chromosome X, PAHARI_EIJ_v1.1, whole genome shotgun sequence window:
- the LOC110314524 gene encoding mitochondrial import receptor subunit TOM5 homolog: MFQIEGLAPKLDLEEMKRKMHEDVVSSVRNFLIYIALLRVTPYILKKLDSF, translated from the exons ATGTTCCAGATCGAGGGTCTCGCGCCTAAGTTGGACCTGGAGGAGATGAAGCGGAAGATGCATGAGGATGTGGTCTCCTCCGTTCGGAACTTCCTCATCTACATTGCCTTGCTGCGAGTCACTCCAt ATATCTTAAAGAAGCTGGATAGCTTCTGA